The following nucleotide sequence is from Corylus avellana chromosome ca7, CavTom2PMs-1.0.
ACGCATTCCAATGCCAAAGCAACGTGGAAGGAAAATTAAAGATTACGTTATCAAGAAAAAGATGGAGCTTGCAAAGAGAGAACAGGTTGACCGGTTTGCTAAGATTGCTGCCCCAAGTGGACTGCTGAACGGATTAAACCCTGGGATTATAAACCATGTGAGAAACAGAAAGCAGGTCCACTCGATTATAGAGTCCCTCGTAAGGTCTGAAAAACTTGAAAATGGCAAAATGGGACATCTGAAAAGTGGAACTACAGAAGCTGGCAACAGGAAAGAGCTAGAAAATATGAATGATCCAGGAACACATCGAGTCAGTTTTTTTCATGAAGATGGGCCTTTAAGTTCTTTATCTGGGATCAGGCAGACAAAAGAATACCCTAAACCAATGAATAGATCTTCTCATTTGATTATAGAGGGCAAAGGTGGACATAGTGACCCCAGCATGGTAGAAAGGGTTCGTGGTAAAAGTTGTGCCTCACACTCCAACCCTGTCAGTGAGGATGATACGCTAGAGCTGAAGTTGTCATCATCAACTCAGGCATCTGAGAATACTAGCTCCTTGTCTAACGAGGAATCAGCAAACTTTGCCAGCACTTTTAAAGGTTATTATACAATTCCTTGATATCTTTGCTTCGTTGATGCTTTAAATGTTTACTGCCTTCTTTATTCCCTTTTcacaaaattttgttcaaaaaaagTAGAAGACAGTCTGCACAAGAAGTTAGTATGTTGTTGGGAGCATAATCGTTACTGATGGGTACAAGAAATTACGTTTTCAGTAATACACTCTTTGTACAAGAAGAAAATGGTGATAGTTCCACAAGTAATAAGTAGGATTGAAGACCAGGTGATATTATACATAATTAGGCAGTAGTAAAGATGATGGCTTTAATGGtacaatgagaaaaaaaataatcagtTCAGatctattattttttctttttcagctgCTACTGTTGCTTCTCAGTGGTTAGAACTTCTTCAACAAGATGCTCAAGGACGTCTTACTGGTATGCTCTTGTCTTTATACTATTAGACGAGGTTGTAGAGGGTGCTTTACTcatatttgtttggtaatgtatgTTGTTCTGTAAATGCAGCACTACGACGTAGCAAGAAGAGAGTTCGAGCTGTAATTACGACAGAGTTGCCTTTCTTGATATCAAAGGAATTCTCATCTGATCAGGAGAATAATCCTTATGTCACGAAAAATTCCACTGATGGAGTTTTCAATAGTGCAGCTGCAGACATGCATCGAGCAAGATGGAGCGCTTTGTTTGATCAGATGGATAAAGGGCTTACTGAAGAAGAGAAACACCTTGTGAGTATATCAAAGAGAATCCTGTTTCACTTGCAGTTTTAAGAAGTAATCTGGCTGTATCTAAAACAGTGAAATTTCCTGTCCTTAGAATCTGCGCTGTAGGTGTGGTGCGTGTGCACCTTCAACAGACATGGGACACGCAATTTGACCTAAGTGATTCTTTTCTCCAATTCAAAATAAGGGATAACGTAGCTTATTTTTAACTAAAGTGTCTTTCATCAAGATCTTCTCTTCACCTAGGGAACGTGGTTTGTCAAGCAAAACTAAaaatcttctctttttctcaatgGATAAGAGAAGAATGATTTCTGCCAAATCAACTGCTTTAAATTCCTCTGGATGCTTCGTAATGGAATacaagtttatttttgtttactttgtGTAAATTTCTGTGCAGAACGTTTTATAAGGCTCAGTATCTTAAGGGTTTTCTTGATCATGCATTTCAGGAAAGTTGGTtgaaccaaataaaagaaatgcagCTTCATTGTGACCGGGGTCTGCACCATATCCACTGGAACATGAGTTTTGGCCTGAAACAGCTGGGACCACCAGAAAATGAATCCAGGTAAAGCCTATTGTAGTTATTTCTGCTATCATCAACCTATTATACTCGTGGATATGTCCTAGTGGTACGTTGTATGCCTTATTTTTCAGCTCCAGTAAGCACGCTTTTATCTTATTTACATACAAATGCAGTGAATTAATGTATGAAACGGCCCGCTGGTCTATGAGTACTCCCAATTCAATTAgattacaaattttatttacaaTTTTGGAAGGGAGGGAGAAGGAGAATCCAGTCTATGAAAGATATTTTCTGAAGTTAGAAAAGTGTCAAGCTCAGGCATAAGATTCCTA
It contains:
- the LOC132187493 gene encoding uncharacterized protein LOC132187493 produces the protein MDGDDGSLLIPRSASKIMGEKRSNIGIAEKDDPGRKRVKMRDLESVCRSEEVNTHHPKSLKNKEFVDQFQFVEEEMSQVTEVPVTLDLDASQTNKTRKNTFPIAVNLARGTVDLNTEVSVAKDLACGGSQKCGENSNELSLLTKHERVRDNNCVTSGGIGLDLNAEDVSSSVNQETSYPSKAHDHLKSRDFSECGSSMGPLEEVDPKRRWEEMKQNGFLSSSYGRIPMPKQRGRKIKDYVIKKKMELAKREQVDRFAKIAAPSGLLNGLNPGIINHVRNRKQVHSIIESLVRSEKLENGKMGHLKSGTTEAGNRKELENMNDPGTHRVSFFHEDGPLSSLSGIRQTKEYPKPMNRSSHLIIEGKGGHSDPSMVERVRGKSCASHSNPVSEDDTLELKLSSSTQASENTSSLSNEESANFASTFKAATVASQWLELLQQDAQGRLTALRRSKKRVRAVITTELPFLISKEFSSDQENNPYVTKNSTDGVFNSAAADMHRARWSALFDQMDKGLTEEEKHLESWLNQIKEMQLHCDRGLHHIHWNMSFGLKQLGPPENESRSRKLDNSEKELAVLAAAASIYSTSNFLLSENVSCF